The following are encoded together in the Corynebacterium jeikeium genome:
- a CDS encoding MogA/MoaB family molybdenum cofactor biosynthesis protein, which translates to MAHNPDYPLADISAIIITVSDRSFAGRQEDKSGPRAVETLIKAGFTRPQVRVIPDGIESVRDALKQAIADGYRLIVTTGGTGIGPRDLTPEATATVIATRIPGIENQILHHGLSSTPTAGLSRPVIGLSDRSSKAALIINAPGSTGGVTDTLDVITPLCGHIFSQLAGGKH; encoded by the coding sequence ATGGCACACAACCCCGACTACCCGCTGGCAGACATCTCGGCAATTATCATCACTGTCTCCGACCGCTCATTCGCAGGCCGTCAAGAGGACAAGTCTGGGCCTAGAGCCGTCGAAACACTGATCAAGGCGGGATTCACTCGACCACAGGTGCGTGTCATACCGGACGGCATAGAATCAGTACGAGATGCACTAAAGCAAGCTATTGCAGACGGCTACAGGTTGATTGTGACAACCGGCGGCACTGGCATCGGACCTCGGGATTTAACCCCCGAAGCTACTGCCACCGTTATTGCAACTCGCATCCCTGGCATCGAGAACCAGATTCTTCACCACGGTCTGTCTTCCACCCCCACAGCTGGGTTGTCCCGACCCGTCATAGGGCTCAGCGACCGCAGCAGTAAAGCAGCACTCATCATTAATGCTCCAGGCTCTACTGGTGGCGTTACCGACACACTCGACGTCATAACACCACTTTGCGGCCATATCTTTAGCCAGCTTGCCGGGGGCAAGCACTAG
- the moaC gene encoding cyclic pyranopterin monophosphate synthase MoaC — translation MRFTHLTSAGEAHMVNVAAKQPTIRTATATGIVDVSPEVLAAIRSGEVPKGDVLAVARIAGIQAIKKTPDLLPLAHVISVQGAQVEIDVTESEILISVEVTTADRTGVEMEALVGVSAVALAIVDMVKSVDRTVTIREAKIVRKTGGRSGTWVRED, via the coding sequence ATGAGGTTCACGCACCTGACTTCGGCGGGAGAGGCACACATGGTCAATGTGGCCGCTAAGCAGCCGACTATCCGAACCGCAACAGCTACCGGAATAGTAGATGTATCACCGGAAGTCCTCGCAGCGATTCGAAGTGGGGAAGTTCCCAAGGGGGATGTACTTGCTGTGGCAAGGATCGCCGGAATTCAGGCAATTAAGAAAACTCCGGATTTGCTTCCCCTTGCTCATGTCATAAGTGTGCAAGGGGCACAAGTTGAAATTGACGTTACCGAAAGTGAGATACTCATTTCGGTCGAGGTGACTACCGCCGACCGGACAGGCGTTGAAATGGAAGCATTGGTGGGCGTGAGTGCGGTTGCGTTAGCCATCGTGGATATGGTGAAAAGCGTAGACCGTACGGTGACAATTAGGGAAGCAAAGATAGTTAGGAAGACTGGCGGCCGTTCGGGTACTTGGGTTCGCGAGGATTAG
- the glp gene encoding gephyrin-like molybdotransferase Glp: MMTPEEYSNRLQRLVRVTPVEEVSVGEAVGQCLAEAVRAEVPVPPFDNSSMDGYAVAYRDIAVLAESSTGSVTLPVSGDIPAGAVPRALRGGTAMRIMTGSVLPSGADTVVPVELTDQPPGAGPAPREVTITGHVEQGASIRFRGHDIERGKMVASAGERVTPSLLAGVLAAGVARVLVHRRPRVAVIVTGDELTEAGESLHLGHIPDSNGPMLASLVRQAGADIVQQSRSVDREDEFLSLLYKAASCADLILTTGGVSAGAFEVVKQAMSIETKDADSPRMSFVKVAIQPGKPQGYGTADGTPIIGLPGNPVSAFTSFHVFVRPFLSALSGGPGMLSTQPVEVGTGWVSHQGKAQVMPVCLVPKAVPSHALGSASHAIASLHRADALALIPLEVTQVKPGMIVDAIILEGK; encoded by the coding sequence ATGATGACTCCTGAAGAGTACTCAAACCGCTTGCAACGCTTAGTTAGGGTTACTCCAGTTGAGGAGGTGTCGGTCGGCGAAGCAGTGGGGCAGTGCTTAGCGGAAGCCGTGCGAGCTGAGGTTCCGGTGCCGCCCTTCGACAACTCATCAATGGACGGCTATGCAGTGGCTTACCGCGATATTGCGGTTCTCGCTGAGAGCTCGACAGGGTCGGTAACCTTACCAGTTTCAGGTGATATTCCGGCAGGGGCAGTACCTCGAGCGCTGCGTGGAGGAACCGCGATGAGAATCATGACAGGCTCGGTTCTGCCCTCCGGAGCGGATACTGTCGTTCCTGTAGAGCTCACGGATCAACCCCCGGGTGCTGGACCTGCACCACGGGAGGTGACAATTACCGGACACGTAGAGCAGGGAGCGAGTATCCGTTTTAGAGGGCATGACATAGAACGAGGAAAGATGGTCGCTTCCGCCGGCGAGCGAGTCACTCCGTCACTTCTTGCGGGAGTTCTCGCGGCTGGTGTTGCCAGGGTGTTGGTTCATAGGCGCCCGCGCGTAGCGGTGATTGTTACTGGAGACGAACTAACGGAGGCCGGTGAATCGTTACATCTAGGGCATATTCCCGATTCCAACGGCCCGATGCTGGCATCGTTGGTAAGACAGGCGGGAGCGGACATTGTTCAGCAGTCTCGCAGCGTAGACCGGGAAGATGAGTTCCTTTCGCTACTTTACAAGGCTGCTTCGTGCGCCGATTTAATTCTCACCACAGGCGGTGTGTCTGCAGGAGCCTTCGAAGTGGTGAAGCAGGCTATGTCAATAGAGACCAAGGATGCTGATTCGCCTCGAATGAGCTTTGTAAAGGTTGCTATTCAACCTGGAAAACCGCAGGGGTACGGTACCGCAGATGGGACACCGATTATCGGGCTTCCGGGAAATCCTGTCAGTGCGTTTACGAGTTTCCATGTTTTTGTTCGGCCGTTTCTCTCCGCGTTGTCGGGAGGTCCGGGCATGCTTTCAACCCAGCCTGTAGAAGTCGGTACGGGCTGGGTGTCGCATCAGGGAAAAGCACAGGTTATGCCTGTATGTCTGGTACCGAAGGCGGTGCCATCTCATGCATTGGGCTCGGCATCGCACGCCATAGCTAGCCTTCATCGGGCCGACGCCTTGGCGCTGATTCCGCTAGAAGTTACGCAAGTGAAACCGGGCATGATTGTGGACGCGATAATCTTGGAGGGAAAATGA
- a CDS encoding HesA/MoeB/ThiF family protein yields the protein MKGLSEKALALHNPVRSLSPRERERHQRTISVIGEEGQARLLAARVLVVGAGGLASPVLSYLAGMGVGHIGLCDADVVETGNLPRQIIHNEAALGMPKTSSARRSIEALNSDVDVAEYGWAMPNLLDQVAGSYDIVLDCSDTFESKYTVADWCAGSGHPLVWAVVAATTWQVSTFWSTSPNKPTTLRDLHAAPPPPGAVPTPAAMGVVGPAVGVCGSLMAGEAMKLLTGCGSPLIGRVAVGDVKFSDFKVWRFL from the coding sequence GTGAAAGGCCTTAGTGAGAAGGCATTAGCACTCCATAATCCCGTTAGATCGCTATCTCCCCGTGAGCGAGAGCGGCATCAACGCACAATCTCAGTTATTGGGGAAGAAGGCCAGGCGAGACTACTTGCTGCCCGGGTGCTTGTCGTGGGCGCTGGTGGCCTTGCCAGCCCAGTACTGAGCTACTTGGCTGGCATGGGGGTTGGGCACATTGGGCTGTGCGACGCTGATGTCGTCGAGACCGGTAACCTACCACGCCAAATAATCCATAATGAGGCGGCACTGGGAATGCCAAAGACTTCCTCAGCGCGTAGGAGCATTGAAGCACTTAACTCGGATGTCGATGTGGCGGAATACGGTTGGGCTATGCCAAATTTGCTGGACCAAGTTGCGGGAAGCTACGACATTGTCCTCGATTGTTCTGACACTTTCGAATCGAAATACACCGTGGCCGATTGGTGTGCGGGGTCTGGGCATCCTCTGGTATGGGCGGTGGTCGCAGCGACTACTTGGCAGGTCTCAACATTCTGGTCAACTAGTCCGAATAAACCGACGACTCTTAGAGACCTACATGCTGCTCCGCCTCCACCTGGTGCTGTTCCGACCCCTGCCGCGATGGGGGTCGTCGGACCTGCTGTTGGAGTGTGTGGTTCCCTGATGGCCGGAGAAGCGATGAAGCTATTGACAGGTTGTGGGAGTCCACTCATTGGCCGTGTCGCAGTCGGCGACGTTAAGTTTTCAGATTTTAAGGTGTGGCGATTTTTATGA
- a CDS encoding molybdenum cofactor biosynthesis protein MoaE: MFCLHLREDRRVPYAFISVQPLDAQALEELAEDERCGATVVFRGVVRNHDGGQLVAGIQYSAHPFAEDALADIAEGVAKRDQVHQVVVAHRVGDLEVGDDAFIAIVSAEHRAEAFSACLDIVEEIKTRVPIWKLQQFSNGSTSWSGLP; the protein is encoded by the coding sequence ATGTTTTGCCTCCATTTGCGGGAGGATAGGAGAGTGCCATACGCATTTATTTCGGTACAGCCTCTTGATGCCCAAGCATTGGAAGAGTTAGCTGAGGATGAGCGCTGTGGTGCAACTGTCGTATTTCGCGGCGTGGTACGAAACCACGATGGAGGACAACTCGTAGCTGGTATTCAGTATTCAGCGCATCCTTTCGCCGAAGATGCTTTGGCGGACATCGCCGAGGGCGTTGCGAAGCGAGACCAAGTTCACCAGGTTGTAGTGGCTCATCGAGTAGGTGATTTGGAGGTTGGGGATGATGCTTTCATTGCAATTGTCTCTGCAGAGCATCGGGCTGAGGCGTTCTCGGCCTGTTTAGATATCGTTGAAGAGATCAAAACGCGCGTCCCGATTTGGAAACTCCAGCAGTTTTCTAACGGCTCTACGAGTTGGAGTGGTCTTCCGTGA
- a CDS encoding MoaD/ThiS family protein, protein MVCFWQRYGTLVRVPRLPYRKRKAILLLKERFEVKINVKVEFFAAAASAAGCSERDIQVDGRVVLSTVLNTLRQENSELARVLEHSTFLVDGVRARRDSLVGPQSELHVLPPFAGG, encoded by the coding sequence GTGGTGTGCTTTTGGCAACGGTACGGCACGTTGGTAAGGGTACCGAGACTGCCGTATCGAAAACGAAAAGCTATTTTACTCTTAAAAGAGAGATTTGAGGTGAAAATTAACGTGAAGGTGGAATTCTTTGCGGCCGCCGCTAGTGCGGCGGGGTGTTCGGAACGTGATATTCAGGTTGACGGTAGAGTCGTTCTTTCAACCGTGTTGAACACACTGCGACAGGAAAACTCTGAGCTCGCACGGGTTTTGGAACATTCCACGTTCCTTGTTGATGGTGTGCGGGCTCGGCGGGATTCGTTGGTGGGGCCTCAATCAGAGCTCCATGTTTTGCCTCCATTTGCGGGAGGATAG
- the moaA gene encoding GTP 3',8-cyclase MoaA, with protein sequence MKLVDKFGRVATDLRISLTDRCNLRCTYCMPADGMDWFPTSNLLSDSEVVRLVKIGVRDLGVTKVRFTGGEPLLRKNLEGVIAEISELEPQPVLALTTNATALTHRAEKLREAGLSRVNISLDTVNRSRFAALTRRDRLLDVLRGIEAAISTGMTVKINAVLHHEDDPAALLSYALRVGASLRFIENMPIGTEKWDPSVVVTSAAVKERLTDAGFELGLARERGSAPAEVFPVRGKGLPDGDVGFISSVSEPFCGACSRTRITADGKVRSCLFSTRETDLMELMRGGATDSEIAAVWRQAMWGKPREHGIEQVGFATPSRTMSAIGG encoded by the coding sequence ATGAAGCTTGTGGACAAATTCGGTAGGGTAGCGACTGATTTGCGTATCTCTCTGACAGATCGGTGTAATCTCCGATGTACTTATTGTATGCCTGCTGACGGTATGGATTGGTTCCCTACATCGAACCTACTCTCTGATTCCGAGGTCGTACGGTTGGTGAAAATCGGGGTTCGAGACCTAGGCGTAACAAAGGTACGGTTTACTGGTGGTGAGCCGCTTCTACGCAAGAACCTTGAGGGGGTTATTGCTGAGATTTCAGAATTGGAACCTCAACCAGTTCTGGCCTTGACGACTAACGCAACTGCACTTACGCATCGCGCCGAGAAGCTGCGAGAAGCTGGGCTTAGCAGAGTCAATATTTCTTTGGACACCGTGAATCGCTCCCGATTCGCTGCGCTGACTCGGAGGGATCGCCTACTCGATGTGCTGCGGGGAATTGAAGCGGCGATTTCCACGGGCATGACAGTAAAAATCAATGCTGTTTTGCATCATGAGGATGATCCGGCAGCGCTTTTGTCTTATGCTTTGCGTGTTGGCGCGTCGCTGCGTTTCATCGAGAACATGCCAATTGGCACGGAGAAATGGGATCCATCAGTTGTAGTGACCAGTGCTGCCGTGAAAGAGAGGTTGACCGATGCTGGTTTTGAGTTGGGGCTTGCGCGCGAGCGAGGATCAGCACCAGCTGAGGTTTTCCCGGTGAGGGGAAAAGGTCTCCCAGATGGAGATGTGGGCTTCATTTCGTCGGTGTCTGAGCCTTTTTGTGGTGCGTGTTCGCGTACCCGCATCACTGCTGATGGAAAGGTTCGCTCGTGCCTTTTCTCGACAAGGGAAACAGATTTGATGGAGCTAATGCGCGGTGGCGCTACTGATAGTGAGATAGCTGCTGTGTGGCGTCAGGCGATGTGGGGGAAACCTCGTGAGCACGGTATCGAGCAAGTCGGGTTTGCGACGCCGTCGCGGACGATGTCAGCCATCGGTGGGTAG
- a CDS encoding YbfB/YjiJ family MFS transporter has product MAESRYKRAPFSSIQGTLGLAVAMGIGRFFYTPLLPLMAAALNWSSSISSWIAVANYLGYLFGSLALSKDWVPKTAPVYRGSLICSTLLLATMALTDNPGIHSFIRFLAGIASAFIFVCITQFASQNLHSPSLVGFVYGGVGLGITVSGIAVCLLGQTLAWAHLWGAAALISTLFSIVAWTWPISTEAPPRNRKIPDSSADRSTSEFKRAFRLLDTGYFFQGFGYIIIGTYLVILANPVFGSSAAAITWAVAGIAAIPSPYLWSALAKRYGRRHTLLSCYTLQVGGAIAAIFGNSVFLLMVAAIIFGATFMGITMLTISIGVAYGINGGAARLTTWYSLGQVVGPAVIGLFLSDSIKASFIIATIAIAIGMATIKLSRL; this is encoded by the coding sequence ATGGCAGAATCCAGATATAAGCGAGCACCATTTTCAAGCATTCAAGGCACACTTGGACTTGCAGTAGCAATGGGAATCGGCAGGTTCTTCTATACTCCACTACTTCCCCTCATGGCGGCCGCTCTAAACTGGTCAAGCTCCATCTCGTCTTGGATTGCAGTAGCAAACTATCTTGGTTATCTTTTCGGATCATTAGCCCTTTCTAAAGACTGGGTTCCCAAAACGGCGCCCGTTTATCGTGGATCGCTAATTTGCTCGACATTACTGCTTGCCACAATGGCATTGACAGATAACCCAGGAATACATAGTTTCATTCGATTTTTGGCTGGAATAGCGTCTGCATTCATCTTCGTGTGTATTACACAGTTTGCCAGCCAGAATTTACACTCCCCTTCTCTGGTTGGTTTTGTTTATGGTGGTGTTGGATTAGGCATCACTGTTTCTGGAATAGCAGTATGTCTACTAGGCCAAACCTTGGCATGGGCACACTTATGGGGAGCTGCCGCCCTAATTAGTACCCTATTTAGCATCGTAGCTTGGACCTGGCCCATTAGCACTGAAGCGCCCCCTAGAAATCGAAAGATTCCGGACAGTTCCGCGGATCGATCTACTTCGGAGTTTAAGCGAGCTTTCCGATTATTAGATACAGGCTATTTCTTTCAAGGCTTTGGGTACATTATTATCGGAACCTATCTCGTTATACTAGCTAACCCTGTTTTCGGCTCATCAGCAGCCGCCATCACATGGGCCGTGGCTGGCATCGCAGCAATTCCCTCACCCTACCTCTGGTCAGCATTGGCAAAGCGTTACGGTCGGCGCCATACGCTACTTAGCTGTTATACACTTCAAGTTGGTGGAGCGATTGCAGCTATTTTTGGAAATTCAGTTTTCTTACTAATGGTTGCCGCAATAATTTTCGGCGCTACCTTCATGGGGATTACAATGCTTACAATCTCAATAGGCGTCGCCTATGGAATAAATGGCGGGGCTGCCCGATTAACGACTTGGTATAGCCTAGGACAAGTCGTAGGACCAGCAGTTATCGGGCTATTTTTATCAGATTCAATTAAAGCATCATTTATTATTGCGACTATCGCTATCGCCATCGGCATGGCAACAATTAAGCTTTCACGGTTGTGA
- a CDS encoding IS1249 family transposase, with product MTPNRPRCPVCTGQMKRNGTTSKGTTRWRCTKCGHSFTRSTQTHNKNAATMTWFIQWVTGTQPLTQIAVTQNVSAKTLQRRFHWCWWIIPTPTIDTFRIYDQIFLDATYLKSGCLLIAASKTHVINWTWARQETTAAYTELLRPIAAPLVAVTDGGQGAQSAIHHCWPTTRIQRCLVHAQRTVRRHTTSNPRTDAGKTIYRLALKLTGITDLDHAAEWVTHLHEFSHTYRVWMNEKTTIRDPATGAYTKVYTHQRVRAAYQSLLSLHRRDLLFTYLQPPPTTIDPDNLAATTNSLEGGINAPIKELARRHRGLSLPHQRTVMDWWLYLHTEVPDDPVKIARDQRWGQDALSTATDLITHNTTATTNDIGAPAEYDTAIDTSYQHNLGIHWGK from the coding sequence GTGACACCTAACAGACCACGATGCCCCGTATGTACTGGGCAAATGAAGAGAAACGGCACCACCAGCAAAGGAACAACCCGCTGGCGCTGCACCAAATGCGGACACTCCTTTACCCGCAGCACCCAAACACACAACAAAAACGCCGCTACCATGACCTGGTTCATCCAATGGGTCACCGGCACCCAACCACTGACACAGATTGCAGTTACACAAAACGTCTCAGCAAAAACACTGCAACGCCGCTTCCACTGGTGCTGGTGGATCATCCCCACACCCACCATCGATACTTTCCGTATCTACGACCAGATCTTCCTGGACGCAACCTACCTAAAGTCCGGCTGCCTCCTTATCGCTGCCAGCAAAACCCACGTCATCAACTGGACCTGGGCCAGACAAGAAACCACCGCCGCCTACACCGAACTACTACGCCCCATTGCCGCACCACTTGTCGCAGTGACAGACGGCGGACAAGGCGCCCAATCAGCCATCCACCACTGCTGGCCGACAACACGCATCCAACGCTGCCTCGTCCACGCCCAACGAACAGTCCGTCGCCATACCACCAGCAATCCCCGTACTGACGCAGGCAAAACCATCTACCGTCTAGCCCTGAAACTCACTGGCATCACAGACCTTGACCACGCAGCCGAATGGGTCACACACCTGCACGAATTCAGCCACACCTACCGGGTGTGGATGAACGAGAAAACCACCATCCGCGACCCTGCTACCGGCGCCTACACCAAGGTCTACACCCACCAACGCGTCCGAGCGGCCTATCAATCATTGCTATCTCTGCACCGCAGAGACCTGCTGTTTACCTACCTGCAACCCCCACCAACAACCATCGACCCCGACAACCTTGCAGCAACAACAAACAGCCTCGAAGGTGGCATCAACGCCCCCATAAAAGAACTAGCCCGCAGACACCGCGGACTATCACTACCGCATCAACGCACAGTGATGGATTGGTGGCTGTATCTACATACAGAAGTCCCTGACGATCCGGTCAAGATCGCCAGGGACCAACGATGGGGTCAAGACGCACTTTCCACAGCAACAGACCTGATCACCCACAACACCACAGCCACTACCAATGACATCGGTGCACCAGCAGAATACGACACCGCCATCGACACCAGCTACCAACACAACCTCGGCATCCACTGGGGCAAATAA
- a CDS encoding UPF0182 family protein: MSTPTPPSSGRPKPQFPSAPGSSRRSKILGILVAIIAIAIFIVPVVVSTYTDFAWFRSVDYQGVFMNVIVTRLVLFVVFGLIGALISWLAAFLAYRARPDEIESLGTSSPLAEYRPLIRRNMRPFLVGIPLFVGVITGMIVQSNWRSVLLFLNGSNFGVHDPQFDKDLGFYAFNLPFLQMLVSTFSVLLILAFVINGIGHYLLGSITTGNPRVGEKASISTNARRQLAVIAGVWMLLKAVGYWFDRYGLLTRSHETFTGASYTDINAVLPAQIVLLVISIFVAAMFFITIVLRDLRIPALAVALMVGSSLTVGLAWPAMLEQFSVNPNRAEKEREYIARNIEATRYAYGIGDDKVTYDRDWGAAGDAASKEQKKAVADDSATLSNVRLLDPEVLTPTFTQQQQLRNFYGFPDELAIDRYEVDGKMRDFVVAARELNPNTLDGNQNDWINRHTVYTHGNGFVAAPSRKVDEVARDVGSARGGYPVYTVADLQSMQSGKQGGELKLDVKQPRIYFGPVIASSNQNNSDYAIVGNTEGEPLEYDTDASNYTYTGTGGVDVSNYFNRLMFSAHFESMNMLLTDRIGEGSKILYERDPRERVHKVAPWLTTDSKTYPIVIDGRVKWVVDGYTTLNNLPYSERIGLTDSTADALNPDGVSETQVVDNEVGYIRNSVKAVVDAYDGSVDLYAYDEADPVLKAWRGAFPDVVKPRSEISKELENHLRYPEDMFKVQRELIAKYHVSDPGVFFQNDSFWSVPTDPTAPQDRQDNAQPPYYVVAADPKTNKPSFQLITPFRGLRREFLAAHMSVSSDPDNYGKISVRVLPTGTQTLGPNQAQDTMMSSDEIARERTLLKGTNDLTNGNLLTLPVGDGQILYVEPVYSQRSGQDSAFPKLLRVLVSYNGQVGYAPTIAEALSQVGINTSSTTDIREIDGSVVDPTKDKNKKNSKAGDKGSDGQDDKGDKGDQGSDAKATAGKSDGGGTDASPEQRVRDAMDKVNKTRESGTFEEFGKALDELDKAVQDLQSER; encoded by the coding sequence TTGAGCACGCCCACGCCACCGTCTTCGGGCCGCCCGAAGCCGCAGTTCCCGTCCGCCCCAGGGTCGAGCAGGCGCTCGAAAATTCTGGGGATCCTAGTGGCGATCATCGCCATCGCGATCTTCATTGTGCCGGTGGTGGTGAGCACTTACACCGACTTCGCCTGGTTCCGCAGTGTGGATTACCAGGGCGTGTTTATGAATGTGATCGTCACCCGGCTGGTGCTCTTTGTGGTCTTCGGACTAATCGGAGCACTGATTTCCTGGCTGGCAGCATTTCTGGCGTACCGCGCGCGGCCGGACGAGATCGAATCCCTGGGCACATCTTCACCTCTGGCCGAGTACCGGCCTCTGATCCGCCGTAACATGCGCCCCTTCCTGGTGGGCATTCCGCTGTTCGTTGGTGTGATCACCGGCATGATCGTGCAGTCCAACTGGCGTTCGGTACTGCTGTTCCTGAACGGATCGAATTTTGGGGTGCACGATCCGCAGTTCGATAAGGACCTGGGCTTTTACGCCTTTAATCTGCCTTTCCTGCAGATGCTTGTCTCTACCTTCAGCGTGTTGCTGATCCTGGCCTTTGTGATCAACGGCATTGGCCACTACCTGCTGGGGTCCATCACGACAGGTAACCCGCGGGTGGGGGAGAAGGCCTCTATTTCCACGAATGCCCGCAGGCAGCTGGCCGTTATTGCAGGCGTGTGGATGCTACTGAAGGCGGTCGGTTACTGGTTCGACCGCTATGGCCTGCTTACCCGGTCGCACGAAACCTTTACGGGTGCCTCCTATACGGACATCAACGCTGTCCTGCCTGCGCAGATTGTGCTGTTGGTGATTTCGATCTTCGTGGCGGCCATGTTCTTCATCACGATCGTTCTGCGAGACCTGCGTATCCCGGCGCTGGCAGTGGCGCTGATGGTCGGTTCGTCGCTGACCGTCGGGCTGGCGTGGCCCGCGATGCTGGAGCAGTTCTCCGTCAACCCGAACCGTGCGGAGAAGGAACGCGAGTACATCGCCCGCAACATCGAGGCAACCCGCTACGCCTACGGCATTGGTGACGACAAGGTCACCTACGACCGCGACTGGGGTGCTGCTGGGGATGCGGCTTCGAAGGAGCAGAAGAAGGCCGTTGCAGACGACTCCGCGACTCTCTCCAATGTGCGACTGCTGGACCCGGAAGTACTGACCCCGACGTTTACGCAGCAACAGCAGCTGCGAAACTTCTACGGCTTCCCGGACGAGTTGGCGATCGACCGCTACGAGGTGGACGGCAAGATGCGCGACTTCGTGGTTGCCGCCCGTGAGCTGAACCCGAACACCCTTGACGGCAACCAGAACGACTGGATCAACCGCCACACGGTCTACACCCACGGCAATGGTTTTGTGGCAGCACCTTCCCGCAAGGTTGACGAGGTAGCCCGCGACGTCGGCTCTGCCCGCGGTGGCTACCCGGTCTACACGGTCGCGGATCTGCAGTCGATGCAGTCCGGTAAGCAGGGCGGCGAGCTGAAGCTGGATGTTAAGCAGCCGCGCATTTACTTCGGCCCTGTTATTGCTTCGTCGAATCAGAACAACTCTGACTATGCGATCGTCGGTAATACCGAAGGCGAGCCGCTGGAGTACGATACCGACGCATCCAACTACACCTACACCGGTACCGGCGGTGTTGATGTTTCTAACTACTTCAACCGCCTGATGTTCTCTGCCCACTTCGAGTCGATGAACATGCTGCTGACGGACCGCATTGGTGAGGGCTCGAAGATCCTTTACGAGCGCGACCCCCGCGAGCGTGTGCACAAGGTAGCTCCGTGGCTGACCACGGACTCCAAGACCTACCCGATCGTCATTGACGGCCGGGTGAAGTGGGTCGTTGACGGTTACACGACGTTGAATAACCTGCCCTACTCCGAGCGGATTGGGCTTACTGATTCTACTGCGGACGCCCTTAATCCCGACGGCGTTAGTGAAACCCAGGTCGTCGACAATGAGGTTGGCTACATTCGCAATTCCGTGAAGGCCGTGGTCGATGCCTACGACGGTAGCGTGGATCTGTACGCCTACGATGAGGCGGACCCGGTGCTGAAGGCCTGGCGGGGTGCGTTCCCGGACGTGGTTAAGCCGCGCTCCGAGATCAGTAAGGAGCTGGAGAATCACCTTCGCTACCCAGAGGATATGTTCAAGGTGCAGCGCGAGCTCATTGCCAAGTATCACGTCTCTGACCCAGGGGTGTTCTTCCAGAACGACTCGTTCTGGTCTGTGCCGACGGATCCGACCGCACCGCAGGATCGGCAGGACAATGCGCAGCCGCCGTACTACGTAGTGGCGGCGGATCCGAAGACGAATAAACCTTCCTTCCAGCTGATCACCCCATTCCGCGGCTTGCGCCGTGAGTTCCTGGCTGCACACATGTCGGTGAGCTCCGATCCGGATAACTACGGCAAGATCAGTGTGCGGGTGCTGCCGACGGGCACGCAGACGCTGGGTCCGAACCAGGCGCAGGACACGATGATGTCTTCCGATGAGATTGCCCGCGAGCGCACCCTGTTGAAGGGTACGAACGACCTGACGAACGGCAACCTGCTGACGTTGCCGGTGGGCGACGGGCAGATCCTGTACGTCGAGCCGGTGTACTCGCAGCGCAGTGGCCAGGATTCGGCCTTCCCGAAGCTGTTGCGCGTGCTGGTGAGCTACAACGGCCAGGTGGGTTACGCCCCGACCATCGCCGAGGCTCTGAGCCAGGTGGGTATCAATACGTCCTCCACGACCGACATCCGCGAGATTGACGGTTCAGTGGTTGACCCGACCAAGGATAAGAACAAGAAGAACTCCAAGGCCGGGGACAAGGGTTCAGACGGCCAGGATGACAAGGGCGACAAGGGCGACCAGGGCTCGGACGCGAAGGCTACGGCGGGGAAGTCTGACGGTGGCGGCACCGATGCCTCTCCGGAGCAGCGGGTGCGTGATGCGATGGACAAGGTGAACAAGACCCGCGAGTCTGGCACCTTCGAGGAGTTCGGTAAGGCTCTGGATGAGCTGGATAAGGCAGTCCAGGATCTGCAGTCTGAGCGTTAA